In Oryza brachyantha chromosome 1, ObraRS2, whole genome shotgun sequence, the following are encoded in one genomic region:
- the LOC102721225 gene encoding uncharacterized protein LOC102721225 isoform X1 — protein MVVVAGTGRVVALGVVVAVVVLLGAGGADADCFDYCFKDCISRDRSMIDYCNYACDKTCSPDRPLASSSSSPPRPLAAAAGDMGCQLSCAWDSCHRLRPAGKSEHTARPQRSASGSATTAAGPRPRRPCCRGLSALAPPACMPRPGRPSRRTWPFSLPLMTWTTTCSLRSLTMWTTCSLLPPMIWTATTSSLLVQMTWTITRDVHLTTTNGARLPATRR, from the exons atggtggtggtggcgggaACGGGACGGGTCGTTGCACtcggggtggtggtggccgtggtggtgctcctcggcgccggcggcgcggacgccGACTGCTTCGACTACTGCTTCAAGGACTGCATCTCCAGGGACAGGTCCATGATCGACTACTGCAACTACGCCTGCGACAAGACCTGCTCGCCGGACAGGCCcctcgcgtcgtcgtcgtcgtcgccgccgcgacccttggccgccgccgccggcgacatgGGCTGCCAGCTCTCCTGCGCCTGGGACAGCTGCCACCGTCTCCGTCCGGCCGGTAAGAGCGAGCAT ACGGCAAGGCCACAGAGATCTGCTTCGGGCAGTGCTACGACGGCTGCAGGACCACGACCACGGCGCCCCTGCTGCCGAGGCCTCTCCGcgctggcgccgccggcgtgcatGCCGCGGCCTGGCCGGCCAAGTCGCCGGACGTGGCCCTTCTCGCTCCCCCTGATGACGTGGACCACCACGTGTTCGCTACGGTCCCTGACAATGTGGACCACGTGTTCACTGCTCCCCCCGATGATTTGGACGGCCACCACGAGTTCACTACTCGTCCAGATGACGTGGACCATCACGCGTGACGTACACTTGACAACTACGAATGGGGCTAGGCTACCTGCGACGAGACGGTGA
- the LOC102721225 gene encoding uncharacterized protein LOC102721225 isoform X2, which produces MVVVAGTGRVVALGVVVAVVVLLGAGGADADCFDYCFKDCISRDRSMIDYCNYACDKTCSPDRPLASSSSSPPRPLAAAAGDMGCQLSCAWDSCHRLRPADGKATEICFGQCYDGCRTTTTAPLLPRPLRAGAAGVHAAAWPAKSPDVALLAPPDDVDHHVFATVPDNVDHVFTAPPDDLDGHHEFTTRPDDVDHHA; this is translated from the exons atggtggtggtggcgggaACGGGACGGGTCGTTGCACtcggggtggtggtggccgtggtggtgctcctcggcgccggcggcgcggacgccGACTGCTTCGACTACTGCTTCAAGGACTGCATCTCCAGGGACAGGTCCATGATCGACTACTGCAACTACGCCTGCGACAAGACCTGCTCGCCGGACAGGCCcctcgcgtcgtcgtcgtcgtcgccgccgcgacccttggccgccgccgccggcgacatgGGCTGCCAGCTCTCCTGCGCCTGGGACAGCTGCCACCGTCTCCGTCCGGCCG ACGGCAAGGCCACAGAGATCTGCTTCGGGCAGTGCTACGACGGCTGCAGGACCACGACCACGGCGCCCCTGCTGCCGAGGCCTCTCCGcgctggcgccgccggcgtgcatGCCGCGGCCTGGCCGGCCAAGTCGCCGGACGTGGCCCTTCTCGCTCCCCCTGATGACGTGGACCACCACGTGTTCGCTACGGTCCCTGACAATGTGGACCACGTGTTCACTGCTCCCCCCGATGATTTGGACGGCCACCACGAGTTCACTACTCGTCCAGATGACGTGGACCATCACGCGTGA